The region GACAACGCTCAGAGACGGCTGCCAGGGACCCGGGATATCCCTGACCATGCAGGACAAGATCAACCTCACCCTGGAACTGGACCGCTTGGGCGTCCACTACATAGAGGGCGGGTGGCCCGGGTCAAACCCCAAGGACTCCGCCTACTTCAAGGCTGCGGGCAGACTGCCCTTGAAGCGCTCGACCCTGGTGGCCTTCGGCTGCACCTGCCGGCCTGGCGGGAACCCCCCGGAGGAGGACGCAAACCTTCGGATGCTGCTGGAGGCAGGCACCGGGGTGGTTACCCTGGTGGGCAAGGCCAGTGCCTTCCAGGTCACAAGGGTGCTTCGCACCAACCTCGACGAGAACCTTCGCATCATCCGGGACAGCATAGCCTTCCTCATGTCTCACTCCAAGGCGGTCTTCTTCGACGCTGAGCACTACTTCACGGGGTTCAAGGAGGATCCAGGCTATGCCTTGGCCTGCCTTGAGGTGGCTCGGGAGGCGGGGGCCTCAAGGCTTATCCTGTGCGACACTACGGGTGGGTCCCTCCCCTGGGAGGTAGCCGCAGCTGTCCTGGCGGCCAGGGAAAGGTTAGACGTGCCCCTGGGGTTCCACGGCCACGATGATGGCGGCCTGGCCGTGGCGAATTCCCTGGAGGCAGTGAAGTCCGGTGCCATCCAGATCCAGGGCACCATAAACGGGTACGGGGAACGCTGTGGCAACGCAGACCTGTGTGCCATCATTCCCAATCTCGTGTTCAAGATGGGATACCCATCCATGGACCCCGGCGACCTGCAGAAGCTGGCCCGGGTCTCCCGTTACGTGGCTGAGGTCACAAACCAGAAGCTGGACCTTTCCCAGCCCTTTGTGGGGGTGGATGCCTTTGTCCACAAGGGTGGCCTCCACGCAGACGCCGTGGCCAAGGATGTCACCACCTACGAGCACATCGAACCGGGCTCCGTGGGAAACACCAGGAGGATCCCGGTATCAGAGCTGGCGGGCAAGAGCAGCATCCTAATGCGCCTGGACGAGCTGGGGATCGCGGTTGCCCCCGAAGACAGGGCCCGAGTGGCCTCGGAAATACTGGACCGCATCAAGATCATGGAACACGAGGGCTTCCACTACGAGGCCGCTGAAGCCTCCTTCGAGTTGCTGGTGCGGAGGGTCCTGGGGGAGGAAATCCCCTCCTTCGAGAACCTGGGTTTCAGGATCATTGTGGAGATGGCCCCACCAGGCGGGGCCCTGCCCTTTCTGCCCGGCCCTGGCACCAGCATGATGTCAGATGCCACCATAAAGCTGATGGTAGCAGGCAGGGTGGTGCACGCCGCTGCCGAAGGCAACGGTCCCGTGAATGCCCTGGACAATGCCCTGCGTAAGGCCTTGATAGAGTTCTACCCCTCCATCGGAAGGGTGCGCCTGGCAGACTACAAGGTGCGAGTATTGGACGGGCACGATGGTACGGAGTCGGTGGTGCGCGTCATGATAGAGTCCACCGATGGACAGCGCACCTGGAATACTATGGGGGTGTCCGGCAACATCATCGAGGCTAGCTGGCAGGCCTTGGTGGATGCTATCTCCTACTGGCTCATCCACTCAGAAGAAAGCGGCCTGCCCGGGTAGATACCGAGGACAGGGCGTTTGCCCGCAGGGCCGCGGCTTTGCACATCCTTCCTCCCCATCCTTCCCTGGGCCCGGGCAGAGGGTCCGGTTTCACCACCTGGATACCTGCGGCATAATATGACAGCGAGGGGGACAGCCCCCGGAGTGTGCGAGGGGTTACACTTCCGGGTGGGGTGAGGCGCTGGTGAGGCGCCGGGTGCTGCTGAGCCATGCCGCCTGCCTGGAGGAGCCGCCGGCGTCCACGGGATACACCCATAGGGCGCCCGGGAGCACCCCTCTAGAGAACGTGTCTTTGCGGCCGCCTTGCCAGGTTCCTAGTAGCTGCTACGCCTTCTTTGCCCTGGTGGCAGGGTCTCGTCGGCTAGCCACTGGGCCACCGGGGGGGTCTGTTCTGCTGCGGAGGGCGTGCACACCTCGATGAAGGTGGGTCGCCCGCTCTCCATGCCCCTCTTCACCGCTCCTCTCAGGCTCTCCCTGTCGTGGGCCTTCATGGCGTCCAGGCCATGGTCCCGGGCCACCGCCACGTAGTCAACACCCCTTGAGAAGTCCACGGAGAAGTAGCGCTCACCGTAGTAGAGGCGCTGTAGTGCCTTGATCCAGCCGAAGCACCCGTTATTGAAGTGCACGCATATCACCGGCAATCCCAGCCTGCTCAGGGTCTCCATCTCACCCAGGGTCATCCCAAGGCTGCCGTCGCCGAAGAGCCCTACCACAGTAGAGGATGGTCTTGCCATCTTGGCCCCCAGTGTCGCACCCAGGGCATAGCCCAGGGAGCCCTGGGCCCTGGGGACGAGAATTCTCCTGCCTGCGGACTTCAGGCGATAGTGAGCCATGACGTAGGGTGTGGGGGTCCCGGCATCCAGTACAAGGATGGTCTCAGCCGGAAGGGTCTGGGCCAGCACCCCTATGACCTCGCGGGGGTCCATGATTCCCTTGGGCACGGCTAGGGGCAGGAAGGCCGGTTCCCGGTCCAGGGCGGCTGCCCAGCAACGGGAGGCCCCAGTTGACGCCTTCATCCTCGCCCGGGCGGCCTCCGCCAGGTCTTCCAGGGCCAGGCGGGCATCCCCTAAGATGGGCACCTCCACCCTGACATTGTTCCCGAGCTGGATGGGATCCACATCTACCTGGATAACCTTGGCCAGTGGGTCTATGAGTGCCTTGCCAATGGTTATGCTGGCATTCAGCCGTGTCCCCACGCAAAGCAGCACGTCTGCCTGGGATACCGCGGCATTGGCTGCCTGCACGGCCCCGTTGGTGCCCATGACCCCAAGTGCCAGGGGAGAGATCTCCGGAAAGGACCCCTTGCCATTCACAGTGGTGGCCACCGGCGCTGAGAGGAGTCCGGCCAGGGTCTCCAGCTGTTCCCACGCCTGGGAGAGGAGCACACCGCCCCCTGCCACCACCACTGGCCTGGCGGCCTTCATGAGAACATCCATGGCCCTCTCCACCTGCCGGGGATCGGGCCTTGTCCTGAAGGCCGGATACTGGTGACACTCCGGCTCCCCGTACAGGTCCCCAGAGACATCCTGGCGAACCTCGGCGGAGAGCACATTCTCGGGGAAGGCCAGGTGTGTGGCCCCGGTCCGGCCCCCCGTGGCCGTGCGAAAGGCCTTTCTAAGCATTGAGGGGAGGGCTTCAGGCCGCGTGACCCTGTGGCTCCACCGGGTGATGGGCCTCATGAGGGCGACCTGATCCAGAGCGGTTAACGCGGAGTGCTCGTCGCTGGAGACAGGCACGTCGGATGACAGGATCACAAGGGGTATGGATGAGCCGTCAGCCTCGGCCGCAGCCGAGGCCACGTAGGTTACCCCGCCCCCGCTTGGTACCTCGCAGACCCCCGGCATCCCTGAGACCCGGGCATAGGCGTCTGCCATGTAACCTGCGGAACGCTCATCCCGGCACATCACGTGCTCCAGCCAGCGCGCGCGTTGCATGGCATCGTACAGGGCCATGCTCGTGTCTCCGGGGACACCGAAGACCTTCGTTACATTGTATAACCGGAGCATCTCGACGACGATCTCGCCTCCTAGCAATCCAGGTCACTCCTCGCTTGCGTGATGTGCCCTCTAGCAGCAAAACCCAAAGTCACGGGAACACGGAGGCATGGGTCTCCTGTGCTCTCCGGCAACTACACTATGGCGATGCCAGCCCTAGGCAAGGGGCAGCTGGCCTGCAAGGAATGGGTCTAGCCTTGCCAGCCTTCAACCCGGTGGGGCGTGACCGCCTGGCAGGCGGTACCCCTCCCCTTGGTGTCCAGAGCCCAGTCCTTGTCCTAGGAACCCGCCGGGCACCTGGCACGCCTCAGTTCCTTGGCGAAGGCGCTCTCCATTCCTGTCCTGGATACCCTCTCCCGGATCTCCCGGGCACAAGTGGTGTAAAGCCCCCTGGACTTCATGCGCTGGAAGTACACGGATCCAGAGAAGGTGTACTTCCGGAAGAGGCCTTCGCCCGTCTCCATCTCCTGGCGCACGTATCTGATAGCGTCGCCAACGGCCAGGTCTGCCGGGAGTTCCACAGGGAAGAGCCCCAGGGCCTGCCTGGCAGCGTTATGACCGGCGAGACTTCCGGTGACGATGGCCTCGGTGTGGCCAACTAGGGGGCCTGCCTTCTCGCCGGCGCAGAAGAGGTTGGAGAGGCCTTCCACCTTAAGGCAGTCGTCCCTGGGGGAGATGGCGAAGTAGCGCATAGAGTTTCCCTTGCCGCCGGCATAGGGGTCCTCGTAACGGGCGTTCTCCATCCCGGGGATGGTGCGAAGCTTATCAAGGGGGAAGTATGCGGCCATGAGCTTGGCGTGGCCAGTATCCAGCAGCACGAGGTTTTCCGCGTACTCCGGGAGGGCATACTGCTGGCATGCCTTGACTAGGAGCGCATCCTTCTTCTGCATTTCCTCGGGGATGGGCACCATCACAACGCCCTGGGCATCCAGGGTCTCCCGGATGCCCTTGCTAAGAGACTCCTTCAAGAGCTTGCACGAGCCGCTCATGGAGCCCAGGGTGCCTTTGGCAGTCCCGCCCACCATCTCCTTGACCCCTGCCTTGGCCGCCAGGCTCACCCTAGGGCCGAAGGTGGGGCACCTGAGAACGCACATCACGCAGCCGTTCCCGTACTTGAGGCAGTTGCCCTGGGGCCCCGCGGTTCCAGTGGCCTCCACGAACACATCCGCCTCCAGGGCCCGCCCGTCCGCCGTAACGACCGAGCGAATGGCCTTACCGTCCAGCTGGGCGTCCACAACCCTGGCCTCCAGCAAGACCTCAACCTGGTGAGCCCCCAGGAGGATTCTTGCGGCTGGTTCAGCCAGCGCCACATCATACAGGCTGGCG is a window of Bacillota bacterium DNA encoding:
- the cimA gene encoding citramalate synthase yields the protein MTIPSQAKPVIEIYETTLRDGCQGPGISLTMQDKINLTLELDRLGVHYIEGGWPGSNPKDSAYFKAAGRLPLKRSTLVAFGCTCRPGGNPPEEDANLRMLLEAGTGVVTLVGKASAFQVTRVLRTNLDENLRIIRDSIAFLMSHSKAVFFDAEHYFTGFKEDPGYALACLEVAREAGASRLILCDTTGGSLPWEVAAAVLAARERLDVPLGFHGHDDGGLAVANSLEAVKSGAIQIQGTINGYGERCGNADLCAIIPNLVFKMGYPSMDPGDLQKLARVSRYVAEVTNQKLDLSQPFVGVDAFVHKGGLHADAVAKDVTTYEHIEPGSVGNTRRIPVSELAGKSSILMRLDELGIAVAPEDRARVASEILDRIKIMEHEGFHYEAAEASFELLVRRVLGEEIPSFENLGFRIIVEMAPPGGALPFLPGPGTSMMSDATIKLMVAGRVVHAAAEGNGPVNALDNALRKALIEFYPSIGRVRLADYKVRVLDGHDGTESVVRVMIESTDGQRTWNTMGVSGNIIEASWQALVDAISYWLIHSEESGLPG
- a CDS encoding thiamine pyrophosphate-binding protein, whose protein sequence is MLGGEIVVEMLRLYNVTKVFGVPGDTSMALYDAMQRARWLEHVMCRDERSAGYMADAYARVSGMPGVCEVPSGGGVTYVASAAAEADGSSIPLVILSSDVPVSSDEHSALTALDQVALMRPITRWSHRVTRPEALPSMLRKAFRTATGGRTGATHLAFPENVLSAEVRQDVSGDLYGEPECHQYPAFRTRPDPRQVERAMDVLMKAARPVVVAGGGVLLSQAWEQLETLAGLLSAPVATTVNGKGSFPEISPLALGVMGTNGAVQAANAAVSQADVLLCVGTRLNASITIGKALIDPLAKVIQVDVDPIQLGNNVRVEVPILGDARLALEDLAEAARARMKASTGASRCWAAALDREPAFLPLAVPKGIMDPREVIGVLAQTLPAETILVLDAGTPTPYVMAHYRLKSAGRRILVPRAQGSLGYALGATLGAKMARPSSTVVGLFGDGSLGMTLGEMETLSRLGLPVICVHFNNGCFGWIKALQRLYYGERYFSVDFSRGVDYVAVARDHGLDAMKAHDRESLRGAVKRGMESGRPTFIEVCTPSAAEQTPPVAQWLADETLPPGQRRRSSY
- a CDS encoding FAD-dependent oxidoreductase → MAKVLVVGGGWAGVAASLAAAKAGVDVVLLERTDQLLGTGLVGGIMRNNGRYTAAEEATALGFGDLFQLTDSVSRHRDIEFPGHRHASLYDVALAEPAARILLGAHQVEVLLEARVVDAQLDGKAIRSVVTADGRALEADVFVEATGTAGPQGNCLKYGNGCVMCVLRCPTFGPRVSLAAKAGVKEMVGGTAKGTLGSMSGSCKLLKESLSKGIRETLDAQGVVMVPIPEEMQKKDALLVKACQQYALPEYAENLVLLDTGHAKLMAAYFPLDKLRTIPGMENARYEDPYAGGKGNSMRYFAISPRDDCLKVEGLSNLFCAGEKAGPLVGHTEAIVTGSLAGHNAARQALGLFPVELPADLAVGDAIRYVRQEMETGEGLFRKYTFSGSVYFQRMKSRGLYTTCAREIRERVSRTGMESAFAKELRRARCPAGS